GGGTAAAGAGCTATTAGTTAGCGCTATTGAAGAATTTGATCACTCAGAGGACGCCACTCACTGCCTGATAGAAAGCTGGAAAGCGGGTGATTTGGATAAGTTAAAAGAATTCGCCAATCTGACAGAAATGTCGCCCGAGTTAGAGCAGAGCTTTTTGACCCAGCGAAACATCAACTGGGCGAAACAGCTGTCAGAACCAAGTTGGTCACCCAAGCGTAAAGGCTCTTACGTGATGGTTGTCGGTACATTACACCTAGTCGGTGAGCAAAGTGTTTTGAACTTGCTCAAAGACAGTGGTTTTAAGATCTCACAACTTTCGCAGAGTAAAGCTGCAAATTGTGAGTTTGAGTATTGAGAAGCGGGATGCGGGATTTGGGAATGGACTGCGGGAGAACTGGAGAACTTGCTGAGGGTTAGCAATTAGTGTCAACCCTTTTTCTTTCAACAGGTTAACTTGTCATCCTCAAGAGTGAGGGACGAACGAGTTGGGGATCTCTTCAAGCTAGTCGATGACTTATGGAGATTCCTTACTCCCTCATTCTTCGGTCTAAGGAATGACGGAAACTAGAAAACTAAATCTGCTCCACTTTTATTCCGGAGTCAATTCTAGTAGTCCAGCGAGGCGTAGCCCGTTCCTAGAAACGAAAAAGGCTCTGTATTTCTACAGAGCCTTTCTTAAATATGGTCGGTGAAGAGAGATTCGATCGAACTGGCTCTCCAGCGCTCGGCTCTCGGGTTCCAAATCTTAGAAACGAAAAAGCTCTGCATTTCTACAGAGCCTTTCTTATATATGGTCGGTGAAGAGCCAGATTCTAATATCAGACGAACCCCACTCGGGTTTTAATCCTATTTCCTATGCTCTAAAACGACGAAAGCCTGCTATAACGCAGGCTTTCTAAATGTGGTCGGTGAAGAGGGATTCGAACCCCCGACCCTCTGGTCCCAAACCAGATGCGCTACCAAGCTGCGCTATTCACCGAAATTTTTAACTTTGAAACTTACGTTACGAGAGGGTCGCCCTCTGGTCCGCTATTCCAAAACCCCGATATGCGTTACCAAGCACGCTATTCACCGAGATGTTTCTTCGAGCTGATTGCCCTTCAACGAGGGCGTATATTACGGATTCTAAATTTGAACGCAAGCCATTTCCCTAAGTTTTTTTGCAATTAGGCTTATTTGCCTAAAACATGATCAACGGGCCACAAAATGTGAGCAAAAACACAGCGCAAGAAACAAATACGCAACTAAAACCATACAATTGATCCAGATCAGTACTTGTATTGCGACCAGCTATTACTTTAATCCATGTCATCACTATTTTGGATTTGGAGGAAACATGGACTTTTGGCTGAATCTCCTGTTTGGTAATGCAGTTGGGCTATCTTCGATGCTAGTCATCTTTGGAGCTTTAGGTCTGATGCTTTTTTACGGCGGTTACTTCATTTACAAAGTAATGAACGACAAATCTCCTCACTAGATCGCTTAGCCCTATTTTTCGAATAGAGTATCGCTATGCACCGAAGTAGATCCTTTGTCTACTTCGGTTTTTTATTTTCAGTGGCCTAAATCTGTGCACCATTATTGGCTGCTATAGGTATAATAAGGTTACTGATTCCCTACTCTGAGATGCTGTTATGTCTCACGATGATGATTTTGCTTTGTTCAAAGAAATGATGGGCGACGTCACACCCATCCAACAAGATACAACCGAACACAAAAAACACCATAAAGTCACTGAAGCACAACTTGCCAAACGAGAAGCCGCTATCTGGTTAACTGAAGATGACCCAGAATATTTGTCAGTAGATCATGCCCCTATGCTCAAACCCGAAGATATCATCGAGTTTAAGCGAGATGGTGTTCAGGAAGGCGTCTACAGAAAATTGCGCTTGGGAAAGTACCCTATCCAAGCTCGTCTTGACTTGCACCGCCTTACCTTGAAACAAGCTCGGGATGAAGTGGTTAAATTTCTCAAACAGTGCATATCAATGGATATTAGAACGGTTGTCATCGTCCACGGCCGTGGTGAAAAATCTAATCCACCTGCACTAATGAAAAGCTATGTGGCACAATGGTTGGAGCAAATTCGAGACGTACAATGCGTTCATAGCGCACAGCGCTTTCATGGTGGCACTGGCGCCGTTTATGTCATGCTGCGCAAAAGCTCGGATAAGAAACTCGAGAATCGAGAACGACATCAAAAACGCCTTGGTTAACCACTTGCTCTGCTGAGTAAGATTAAACTTACTCAGATGGCATAACAGTGCTAGAATATATGGGCAGCCTAACGGGCTGCTTTTTCATTTTTAGATTAATGCCGTTGTGAAACGTTAGAGAGAACAACATGTCACAAGATGCCAAACGCTTAAACAAATTCATCAGTGAAACAGGCTTTTGCTCACGCCGCGAAGCCGACCGCCTAATTGAGCAAGGTCGTGTCACGATCAATAGCAAAGTCCCTGAAATGGGCACTAAAGTTCTACCGGGCGACGACGTTTGCGTTGATGGTAAACCTATCAACGCAGCGACAGATAAACCCATCTACATTGCTTTGAATAAGCCTACAGGCATCACCTGTACCACTGAACGTGATATTCCCGGCAACATTGTTGATTTCATTGGCCACAAGAAGCGTATCTTTCCTATCGGTCGTCTAGACAAACCATCTGATGGTTTGATCTTTCTGACCAATGACGGTGATATTGTTAACAAGATACTTCGCGCTGGCAATAATCACGAGAAAGAGTATGTGGTCCGTGTCGATAAACCGATTACCGAACAGTTCATCAAAAAAATGGGCTCGGGTGTGGATATCCTCGATACCACGACACTGCCATGTAAAGTCAGTAAAGAGACGAAATTTTCTTTCCGCATTGTCCTCACTCAGGGCCTGAACCGACAGATCCGCCGCATGTGCGAAGCTCTTGGTTACGAAGTCTTCAAGCTTCGTCGTGTACGTATTATGAATATCACCCTGGATGGGATCCCGAACGGTCAATGGCGCTATCTAAGCGACGATGAGATCGAAGAAATTCTCGCAATGTGTGAATCATCGAGTGGAACGGAAGACGCTTCCAAAGTGGATGCACGCGGTCGTAACATTCGCAAAGCGACTGACGCCAAGCTATTTGACAGTCGTGAAGAAAACCAAGACTCCAAGGCGCGTCGCAATCAGAAGAGTCGTACTTTTAAAGGCCGTAATGCCGATGAGTTCCGCCATGCGCCAAACTCGAAGAAAGGCCGCAATAGTGGTAACAACTCAAGCAACTCTAAAGCCAAGCCAAATAAAGGTAAGACTTTCTATAAGCCTGCAAGTGACAAATCACAGCGCCCTGCAAAACCACGCTCTGGCGGCACTTTAAGTCTGAAGAAGTAAGCAAAGAGCTGGAGAGCTGGAGAGCTGGAGAGCTGGAGAGCTGGAGAGCTGGAGAGCTGGAGAGCTGGAGAGCTGGAGAGCTGGAGAGCTGGAGAGCTGGAGAGCTGGAGAGCTGGAGAGCTGGAGAGCTGGAGAGCTGGAGAGCTGGAGAGCTGGAGAGCTGGAGAGCTGGAGAGCTGGAGAAATTTTCGAGGGTTGGCATTTTATGTCAACCCTTTTTCTTTCAAAAAGTTATCATGTCATCCTCAAGAGCGAGGCTCGAGTGAGGTGGGGATCTCTTCAAGCGAGTCGATGACTTATCGAGATTCCCTATTCCTTCCTTCGTCAGTCTAGGGAATGACGGTGTATAACGTTGGCCTCCCCCTTCGAAGGACGCAGTCCGTTCCATACAACAAAAAAGAGGAGCCGTTAGGCTCCTCTTTTAATTCACTTAGCGTCTCAGCTTATACTGTACCGAAGATCTTATCGCCAGCATCACCAAGACCAGGAACGATGTAGCCTTTGTCGTTTAGCTTCTCATCGATAGCTGCAGTAAACAGTTCAACATCTGGGTGTGCTTTTTCTAGCGCTTCAATACCTTCTGGAGCAGCAACAAGCACAAGAACCTTGATAGACTTACAGCCTTTCTCTTTCAGCAAGTCGATCGTAGCGATCATCGAACCACCAGTCGCTAGCATTGGGTCAACAACCAGAGCAATACGCTCATCCATATTTGAAGCAAGCTTGTTAAAGTATGGTACTGGCTCTAGTGTTTCTTCATCGCGGTAGATACCAACAACACTGATACGTGCGCTTGGCATATGCTCAAGAACACCATCCATCATGCCAAGACCTGCACGCAGGATTGGCACAACCGTTACTTTCTTGCCTTTAATCTGGTCTACTTCTACTGGACCATTCCAACCTTCAATGGTTACTTTCTCAGTTTCAAAGTCTGCAGTGGCTTCGTAAGTCAGTAGGCTACCAACTTCAGTTGCTAGCTCACGAAAGCGCTTAGTGCTGATCTCACCTTCTCTCATTAGACCAAGTTTATGTTTAACAAGAGGGTGTTTTACTTCAACAACTTTCATTTCCATCTCCGGATACATAGGTGATTTTTAAACAAACCTTCGGATTATAAACGATTTCGTTCTCAATTTCTTGCGCTAGGACAAAAGAAAAAACTCGCGCAAACGTTTGCTATATTGCTTTATCCGCTGTTAGAATAGCGCCGATTTCATATCCAACTTTCAAACTGAGGACTTGCTTGTGAGTGCTGATAACACTTCTCTTAGCTATAAAGACGCTGGCGTAGATATCGATGCTGGTAACGCACTTGTAGACCGAATCAAAGGTGCCGTTAAACGCACTCGTCGCCCTGAAGTAATGGGGGGATTGGTGGTTTTGGTGCTCTGTGTGAGCTACCAACAAAATACAAGCAGCCAGTACTTGTCTCGGGTACTGACGGTGTTGGGACAAAACTGCGTCTTGCGCTGGATATGAACAAACATGACACCATCGGCATAGATCTTGTCGCCATGTGCGTTAATGACCTGATAGTTCAAGGTGCTGAGCCGCTATTCTTCCTAGACTATTACGCAACAGGCAAACTGGATGTAGACACTGCTGCCGATGTCGTTACTGGTATTGCAGATGGTTGTATTCAAGCTGGCTGTGCCCTAATTGGCGGTGAAACCGCTGAAATGCCGGGCATGTACGAAGGCGAAGATTATGACGTCGCGGGATTTTGTGTCGGTGTGGTTGAGAAAGAAGACGTTATCGACGGCAGCAAAGTCGCGGCAGGTGACGCACTTATCGCGGTAGGTTCAAGTGGTCCTCACTCAAACGGCTACTCACTGATTCGTAAGATCCTCGAAGTATCAGGCGCGGACAAAAACGAAGAATTAGCGGGTCGTACCATTGGCGAGCACTTACTAGAGCCAACAAAAATTTACATTAAGTCTGCGCTAAAAATGATTGAAGCGCACGACATCCATGCTATTTCTCACATTACTGGCGGTGGTTTCTGGGAAAACATTCCTCGCGTACTGCCTGAAGGCACCAAAGCCGTTATCGATGGCAATAGCTGGCAATGGCCAGTGATCTTCAACTGGCTGCAAGAAAAAGGCAATGTGACCACTCATGAAATGTACCGCACATTCAACTGTGGTGTTGGTCTAGTGATTGCGCTGCCAAAAGAACAAGCAAACGCTGCAGTAGCATTGCTTGAAGCAGAAGGCGAGAAAGCATGGGTTATTGGTGAAATCGCCGATGCCAATGCGGATGAAGAACAAGTAGAGATCAAATAAATTATGAAGAGTATTGTTGTTTTAGTTTCAGGAAATGGTTCGAACTTACAGGCGATAATTGATGCTTGTGAAACCAAGATCAGTACTGGCCGAGTGACCGCTGTTTTTTCAAACAAAGCAACAGCTTATGGTTTAGAGCGAGCTAAGAAAGCGGGCGCAGCCGCACACTCTTTGGACCCAAAGTCATTCGATACCCGCGACGCGTTTGATCATGAATTGATGAAGCAGATGGATGAATACAAGCCAGATGTGATTGTACTCGCGGGTTACATGCGCATCTTAAGTGGTGAATTCGTTCGCCACTACAGAGGTCGAATGATCAATATCCACCCTTCTCTACTACCGAAGTACCCAGGTCTGAACACCTACCAGCGAGCCATTCATGCTGGAGATGAAGAACACGGTACCAGTGTTCACTTTGTTACTGAACAGCTGGATGGTGGCCCGGTAATCCTACAAGCTAAAGTGCCTATCTTCGACGAAGACACAGTTGAGACGTTAACCGAACGTGTTCAGACGCAAGAGCATAAAATTTATCCTCTGGTCGTACAGTGGCTAGTTGAAGAACGCCTGATCATGAAGGATGAAAAAGAAGCCTATCTCGATGGTAAGTTGCTTGGTATTCATGGGTACGCCCAAGAATAACAGTTAGGAAAACGATATGTGAAAAGGCGAGCTGAATGCTCGCCTTTTTTATTATCACGTATTAATCTTCTATTCATCTAACCTGAATTAGTCTGAACAAAACTAAGGAGGTCCGGAATGGATTTGAAAGGTTTATTAAATCAAGCGCTAAACTCAGACCTTGTTCGTCAGGGTCAACAAAAAATGCAGCAGCAGTCCGGTTCAAGCACGCTGAAGTCCCTCGGTGCAGGTGCTGTCGGTGGTGGCTTAGTCAACCTACTCATGGGGTCTAAAAAAAGTAAGAAACTTGGCAAAAAGTCGGTAAAAATGCACTCAAAATTGGCGGTGCGGCAGCTCTAGGCGCACTGGCCTATACCGTTTACAATAACTGGCAAGGAAAACAAAAAACGGCTTCAGTGCGAGAAGATTTTAATGCCAACGATACTATTCATAACGAGCTTATCATCAAAGCTATGATTGCCGCTGCAAAAGCAGATGGTCATGTCGATGCAGAAGAAATGCAGCGCATAGAGTCCACACTGAAAGAAGCAGGTGCGGATACTGGGTTACAAACCATGCTCCACAATGAGCTTAACAAACCTCTCGATCCAAGCGAAATTGCTCGGCTCGCTCAGTCACCACAACAAGCTTCAGAGATTTATCTCGCCTCTCTAATTGTTGTCGATGAACAAAATTTCATGGAGAAAGCCTATTTGCAGGAGTTAGCCAAGCAGTTACAACTTG
This window of the Vibrio neptunius genome carries:
- the upp gene encoding uracil phosphoribosyltransferase; translated protein: MKVVEVKHPLVKHKLGLMREGEISTKRFRELATEVGSLLTYEATADFETEKVTIEGWNGPVEVDQIKGKKVTVVPILRAGLGMMDGVLEHMPSARISVVGIYRDEETLEPVPYFNKLASNMDERIALVVDPMLATGGSMIATIDLLKEKGCKSIKVLVLVAAPEGIEALEKAHPDVELFTAAIDEKLNDKGYIVPGLGDAGDKIFGTV
- the rluF gene encoding 23S rRNA pseudouridine(2604) synthase RluF — protein: MSQDAKRLNKFISETGFCSRREADRLIEQGRVTINSKVPEMGTKVLPGDDVCVDGKPINAATDKPIYIALNKPTGITCTTERDIPGNIVDFIGHKKRIFPIGRLDKPSDGLIFLTNDGDIVNKILRAGNNHEKEYVVRVDKPITEQFIKKMGSGVDILDTTTLPCKVSKETKFSFRIVLTQGLNRQIRRMCEALGYEVFKLRRVRIMNITLDGIPNGQWRYLSDDEIEEILAMCESSSGTEDASKVDARGRNIRKATDAKLFDSREENQDSKARRNQKSRTFKGRNADEFRHAPNSKKGRNSGNNSSNSKAKPNKGKTFYKPASDKSQRPAKPRSGGTLSLKK
- the smrA gene encoding DNA endonuclease SmrA; amino-acid sequence: MSHDDDFALFKEMMGDVTPIQQDTTEHKKHHKVTEAQLAKREAAIWLTEDDPEYLSVDHAPMLKPEDIIEFKRDGVQEGVYRKLRLGKYPIQARLDLHRLTLKQARDEVVKFLKQCISMDIRTVVIVHGRGEKSNPPALMKSYVAQWLEQIRDVQCVHSAQRFHGGTGAVYVMLRKSSDKKLENRERHQKRLG
- the purN gene encoding phosphoribosylglycinamide formyltransferase, which produces MKSIVVLVSGNGSNLQAIIDACETKISTGRVTAVFSNKATAYGLERAKKAGAAAHSLDPKSFDTRDAFDHELMKQMDEYKPDVIVLAGYMRILSGEFVRHYRGRMINIHPSLLPKYPGLNTYQRAIHAGDEEHGTSVHFVTEQLDGGPVILQAKVPIFDEDTVETLTERVQTQEHKIYPLVVQWLVEERLIMKDEKEAYLDGKLLGIHGYAQE
- a CDS encoding DUF3149 domain-containing protein; the protein is MDFWLNLLFGNAVGLSSMLVIFGALGLMLFYGGYFIYKVMNDKSPH